In a single window of the Elaeis guineensis isolate ETL-2024a chromosome 8, EG11, whole genome shotgun sequence genome:
- the LOC140851163 gene encoding uncharacterized protein, with protein sequence MRAPEPRSYGGARDAKELENFLFNIEQYFRVVRPDSEDIKIILAIMYLTGDAKLWWRTRYEDIQAGRCTIASWEDLKREIKAQFLSENVEFIARRNLRHLKQTETVREYVKQFSALMLDI encoded by the coding sequence ATGCGAGCACCAGAGCCTCGAAGTTATGGTGGAGCTCGTGATGCAAAGGAGTTAGAGAACTTCTTGTTCAACATCGAGCAGTACTTTCGAGTGGTGCGGCCTGACTCTGaagatatcaaaattattttggctATAATGTACTTAACTGGGGATGCCAAATTATGGTGGCGGACTCGGTATGAAGACATCCAAGCCGGACGGTGTACCATTGCCAGTTGGGAGGACTTGAAGAGGGAGATTAAGGCACAGTTTTTGTCAGAGAATGTAGAATTTATTGCCCGACGAAACTTAAGGCATCTCAAACAAACTGAGACTGTTCGAGAGTATGTCAAGCAGTTCTCGGCATTGATGTTGGACATTTGA
- the LOC140859716 gene encoding uncharacterized protein: protein MSVEILDGATIRDFVEDERAFNGTVEERFASLDTNCDGLLSYAEMAKELMSLRVLETHFGVDEVRMSPDELVQLYRGLFARFDHDGNGAVDVEEFRAEMREMMLAVANGLGFLPVQMVVEEGSFLKRAVERESAK, encoded by the coding sequence ATGAGCGTAGAGATATTGGATGGAGCCACCATTCGTGATTTCGTAGAGGATGAGAGGGCCTTCAACGGGACGGTCGAGGAGCGGTTTGCCAGCCTCGACACCAACTGTGATGGCCTGCTCTCATATGCGGAGATGGCGAAGGAGTTGATGAGCCTTAGAGTACTCGAGACCCACTTCGGCGTGGATGAGGTGAGGATGAGCCCTGATGAGCTTGTCCAGCTCTATCGTGGCCTCTTTGCTCGGTTCGATCATGACGGCAATGGAGCGGTAGATGTGGAGGAGTTTCGAGCGGAGATGAGGGAGATGATGCTGGCTGTGGCGAACGGGCTTGGGTTCCTGCCGGTCCAGATGGTCGTGGAGGAGGGGAGCTTCCTCAAGAGGGCTGTGGAGAGGGAGTCGGCAAAGTGA